A stretch of Cyanobacterium sp. HL-69 DNA encodes these proteins:
- a CDS encoding sarcosine oxidase, subunit beta, with amino-acid sequence MNYDVIVVGAGLTGSALAYELAKKGQKVLLVEKNLNFFNGTVYSYGGIAYWCGTDDRTISLCQEGIKIQRGLSDELDYDTQYRDLDLLFTIPHDKNPEQVRTNYQNFWIQPELLSVEDSCGLEPLLNREAISGCLRFPHGHVNPHKLIMGYQIAFKRLGGEIREELVIDLEKKGSQTVGIKTSKNSYFAPEVILCAGAFCRGLLRDVGVSLPIYFTHAQLIKTKPTDIKLRCLIMPSTTARFLMEEDVTALAKDTLWENPNDELQGEVLEPGAIQFLDGSVCLGQISQIRTNTSAPVDARVSEEKIRGAIAHYLPALGTLEGQWHNCQVAFSKDVPFQVGRVEQIDGLSVFSGFTSPFVFVPTLARKFAHFLATDEGNFPLKTS; translated from the coding sequence ATGAATTATGATGTGATTGTGGTGGGTGCGGGGTTAACTGGTTCGGCTTTAGCCTATGAGTTGGCGAAAAAAGGTCAGAAGGTTTTGTTGGTAGAAAAAAATCTCAATTTTTTTAATGGTACTGTTTATAGTTATGGGGGAATTGCTTATTGGTGTGGTACGGACGATCGCACCATATCCCTATGTCAGGAGGGGATAAAAATTCAGCGAGGGTTGAGTGATGAGCTTGACTATGATACCCAATATCGAGATTTAGATCTACTTTTTACCATTCCCCACGACAAAAACCCTGAGCAGGTAAGGACTAATTATCAGAATTTTTGGATTCAGCCTGAATTGTTAAGTGTTGAGGATAGTTGTGGTTTAGAGCCTTTGCTGAATCGGGAGGCGATTTCGGGTTGTTTACGCTTCCCCCATGGTCATGTTAACCCTCATAAATTAATTATGGGTTATCAAATTGCTTTTAAGAGGTTGGGGGGTGAAATTCGAGAGGAGTTGGTGATTGATTTGGAGAAAAAAGGAAGTCAAACTGTAGGTATAAAAACAAGTAAAAATAGTTATTTTGCACCAGAGGTTATATTGTGTGCAGGGGCTTTTTGTAGAGGTTTATTAAGGGATGTGGGGGTTAGTTTACCTATCTATTTTACCCATGCTCAACTGATAAAAACTAAACCCACGGATATTAAACTACGTTGTTTGATAATGCCTAGTACCACGGCAAGATTTTTGATGGAGGAGGATGTGACGGCGTTGGCAAAAGATACCCTTTGGGAAAATCCTAATGATGAGCTACAGGGGGAAGTACTGGAGCCAGGGGCTATTCAATTTTTGGATGGGAGTGTGTGTTTAGGTCAAATTAGTCAAATTCGTACAAATACTTCTGCTCCTGTGGATGCTAGGGTTAGCGAGGAGAAGATTCGAGGGGCGATCGCCCATTACCTTCCTGCTTTGGGAACCTTAGAAGGACAATGGCATAATTGCCAAGTGGCTTTTAGTAAAGATGTACCTTTTCAGGTGGGTAGGGTTGAGCAAATAGATGGCTTATCCGTATTTTCTGGATTTACTAGCCCCTTTGTGTTTGTGCCTACCCTAGCTCGAAAATTTGCCCATTTCTTGGCTACAGATGAGGGTAATTTTCCCCTCAAAACATCCTAA
- a CDS encoding small conductance mechanosensitive channel — protein MRKLITKYLSIFVLSLIFIVNFTPQALAQFPFFNLPTSSVVDFPETPEWDLNKARPCGKYWCSDVYLFGNSEIMEEQLTLALPRESEKTSAEIAIDVEQRAKFVQNIFEGIFRNIIQSNSFEFSDERQSLSFWFLNNREKPRHPFTPIVEVGTENNQTVVFVPRQPDLGLSSQALVTVTGIDASANASTIEELGEEWRLKVANSISDALWGAEMNHQQPLIRLQISVIVGIIALIFIILVNKFKRFIKKIAKILRQELQDIKDTLTVDPEAHKKDDEQTQTDTETKTRNYTQPLSGRISSKTQPISKKIQTFRRLLGRVFNQSISNGIQVISDGLQIPTQILPTVYQQTQNVIKQQLNLIQLLLRIFLLGQITAILISIGTIVITYRETRYLFNLFFSQAILVPIIWICIVLVDKIGDFWIDSILNRWAREKQELFPNSNRPTLRVNTYSPALQGATTFIFTVIGISLTFAFTGLNPTVIAGAGAAAVVFAFLSRNLLEDMLNGILILYTDRFAVGDVVEINGFAGCVESMNLYATSLRNLDGQLIVIPNGHISTVVNMTKNWSRVNFTIEIAWDQDIKTATNLIQEVAEQLYEEIEWHEKILEPADILGIEKVSHDGIMIRLLIKTLPAEQWAVGRELRLRVKEAFDRSGISLGIPQREIWHRDSNQSNGFKVEKY, from the coding sequence ATGCGTAAACTAATTACCAAATATCTGAGTATCTTTGTTCTCAGTCTGATTTTTATTGTTAACTTTACTCCCCAAGCCTTAGCTCAGTTTCCTTTTTTTAATTTGCCCACCAGTAGCGTGGTAGATTTTCCCGAAACTCCCGAATGGGATTTAAATAAAGCTCGTCCTTGCGGAAAATATTGGTGTAGTGATGTTTATCTCTTTGGTAATTCCGAAATCATGGAAGAACAATTAACCCTTGCTTTGCCTAGGGAATCCGAAAAAACATCCGCCGAAATTGCGATCGATGTTGAACAAAGAGCCAAATTTGTACAAAATATTTTTGAAGGAATTTTTCGAAATATTATTCAATCTAACTCCTTTGAATTTTCAGACGAAAGACAATCCCTCAGTTTTTGGTTTTTAAATAATAGAGAAAAACCTCGACATCCATTTACTCCCATAGTAGAAGTAGGAACAGAAAATAATCAAACCGTTGTATTTGTACCCAGACAACCTGATTTAGGTTTATCATCCCAAGCCCTTGTCACTGTAACGGGTATAGATGCTAGTGCGAACGCTTCTACCATCGAAGAGTTGGGGGAAGAATGGAGATTAAAAGTGGCTAACTCTATTAGTGATGCACTCTGGGGAGCGGAAATGAATCATCAACAACCCCTAATAAGATTGCAAATATCGGTAATAGTTGGAATAATTGCTCTTATTTTTATAATTTTAGTTAATAAGTTCAAAAGATTTATCAAAAAAATAGCCAAGATACTAAGACAAGAGTTACAGGATATAAAAGATACTTTAACAGTTGATCCTGAAGCTCATAAAAAAGATGACGAACAAACTCAAACTGATACAGAAACAAAAACTCGGAACTATACTCAGCCTTTGTCAGGAAGAATATCAAGTAAAACTCAACCCATATCAAAAAAAATACAAACCTTTAGAAGGTTATTAGGACGAGTCTTTAATCAAAGTATTAGTAATGGTATTCAAGTTATCTCCGATGGTTTACAAATACCTACTCAAATTTTACCAACGGTTTACCAGCAAACCCAAAATGTAATTAAACAACAGTTAAATTTAATTCAATTACTTCTTCGGATTTTCCTCTTAGGGCAAATTACGGCAATCTTAATAAGTATAGGAACTATCGTTATCACTTATAGAGAGACCCGTTATTTATTCAATCTGTTTTTCTCTCAAGCAATTTTGGTTCCAATAATCTGGATTTGTATTGTGTTGGTTGACAAAATCGGAGACTTTTGGATTGATTCAATACTCAATAGATGGGCTAGGGAAAAACAAGAATTATTCCCTAATTCTAATCGTCCTACCCTTAGGGTTAATACTTATTCTCCTGCTTTGCAAGGGGCAACAACTTTTATTTTCACAGTTATCGGTATTTCACTAACTTTTGCTTTTACGGGGTTAAATCCGACGGTAATAGCGGGGGCAGGAGCAGCAGCGGTGGTGTTTGCTTTCCTTTCTCGTAATCTTTTGGAAGATATGCTTAATGGTATTTTAATTTTATATACTGACCGTTTTGCTGTGGGAGATGTGGTAGAAATTAATGGTTTTGCGGGTTGTGTAGAGAGTATGAATCTTTATGCTACTTCTTTGCGTAATTTGGATGGACAGTTAATCGTAATCCCGAATGGTCATATCTCCACGGTGGTTAATATGACTAAAAATTGGTCTAGGGTTAATTTTACCATTGAAATTGCTTGGGATCAGGACATAAAAACCGCTACCAATTTAATTCAAGAGGTAGCTGAACAACTCTACGAGGAGATAGAATGGCATGAAAAAATCCTTGAACCTGCTGATATTTTGGGTATTGAAAAGGTCTCCCATGATGGTATTATGATCCGACTTTTAATTAAAACTTTACCTGCGGAACAATGGGCTGTGGGTAGGGAGTTACGATTAAGAGTTAAGGAGGCTTTTGATAGGAGTGGAATTTCTTTGGGTATTCCTCAAAGGGAAATTTGGCATCGAGACTCTAATCAATCTAATGGGTTTAAGGTGGAAAAATATTAG
- a CDS encoding putative carbon dioxide concentrating mechanism protein CcmK, with protein sequence MPEAVGVIQTLGFPSILAAADAMVKSARVTLVYFDKAESGQFAIAIRGAVSEVNRAMEEGLMKAEEVFGGEVMTHYIVPNPPPNVVDVLPIAHNEVSNPYRM encoded by the coding sequence ATGCCTGAAGCAGTAGGAGTTATTCAAACTTTGGGTTTTCCCTCTATCTTGGCAGCGGCTGATGCGATGGTTAAAAGCGCCCGAGTTACCCTTGTTTATTTTGATAAGGCGGAAAGTGGTCAATTTGCGATCGCCATTAGGGGTGCTGTATCAGAGGTTAATCGAGCCATGGAGGAGGGATTAATGAAGGCGGAGGAAGTTTTTGGCGGTGAAGTGATGACCCATTACATTGTCCCTAATCCTCCCCCTAATGTGGTGGATGTGTTACCCATTGCCCATAATGAGGTTTCTAATCCTTATCGGATGTAA
- a CDS encoding Carbon dioxide concentrating mechanism protein CcmK-like protein → MPSQSAIGSIETKGFPGILAAADAMVKAGRVTLVGYIRVGSARFTVNIRGDVSEVKTAMAAGIEAVKKAEGATLESWVIIPRPHQNVCAVLPIDYTDEVETYRQAVEGNTAPYLPSRL, encoded by the coding sequence ATGCCTTCACAATCAGCCATTGGTTCTATTGAAACCAAAGGATTTCCCGGTATTTTAGCGGCAGCTGATGCCATGGTAAAAGCTGGTAGAGTTACCCTTGTGGGTTATATCAGGGTGGGTAGCGCTCGTTTTACCGTGAATATTCGTGGGGATGTTTCCGAAGTTAAAACCGCCATGGCAGCAGGAATCGAAGCGGTGAAAAAAGCCGAAGGTGCTACCCTCGAATCTTGGGTAATTATTCCCCGTCCTCACCAAAATGTATGTGCGGTATTACCCATTGATTACACTGATGAGGTAGAAACCTATCGTCAAGCCGTAGAAGGCAATACGGCTCCTTATCTCCCTTCTCGGTTATAA
- the cysK gene encoding cysteine synthase A, whose translation MDIKEGFVGTIGNTPLIRLNSFSEETGCEILGKAEFLNPGGSVKDRAALYIIKEAEEKGLLKPGGTVVEGTAGNTGIGLAHICNAKGYKCIIVIPETQSQEKMDTLRTLGAEVRAVPAVPYRDPNNYVKLSGRIAEEMDNAIWANQFDNLANRRAHYETTGKEIWEQTDHKIDAWVAATGTGGTFAGVSLFLKDQNPYVKCILADPMGSGLYSYVKTGEMKAEGNSITEGIGNSRITANMEGVPMDDAVRIDDQEAIRVIYQLLYKEGLFMGGSVGINVAAAVAVAKKLGPGHRIVTVLCDGGGRYQSRLYNPEWLASKGLKVDSSRP comes from the coding sequence ATGGATATTAAAGAAGGCTTCGTCGGCACTATTGGTAATACTCCCCTAATTCGTTTAAATAGCTTCAGTGAAGAAACAGGATGCGAAATATTAGGAAAAGCCGAATTTCTTAATCCAGGTGGTTCGGTAAAAGATAGAGCTGCCTTGTATATCATCAAAGAAGCGGAGGAAAAAGGCTTATTAAAACCGGGAGGCACCGTGGTAGAAGGTACGGCGGGGAATACGGGCATCGGACTTGCCCATATTTGTAATGCAAAAGGTTACAAATGTATTATAGTTATTCCTGAAACCCAATCCCAAGAAAAGATGGATACCCTTAGAACCCTTGGGGCAGAGGTGAGAGCAGTTCCTGCGGTGCCTTACAGAGATCCGAACAATTACGTTAAACTATCGGGGCGCATTGCAGAGGAAATGGATAACGCCATCTGGGCTAATCAATTTGATAACCTTGCTAATCGCCGAGCGCACTATGAAACCACAGGAAAAGAAATTTGGGAACAAACTGACCATAAAATTGATGCTTGGGTAGCCGCTACGGGTACAGGGGGAACTTTTGCTGGGGTATCTTTATTTTTGAAGGATCAAAATCCCTATGTAAAATGTATTCTAGCAGACCCCATGGGAAGTGGTTTATATAGTTACGTGAAAACAGGAGAAATGAAAGCTGAGGGCAACTCCATCACCGAGGGTATTGGTAACAGTCGCATTACAGCCAATATGGAGGGAGTACCCATGGATGATGCGGTGAGAATAGATGATCAAGAGGCCATTAGGGTTATCTATCAGTTACTGTACAAGGAAGGTTTATTTATGGGTGGCTCTGTGGGTATTAATGTAGCGGCAGCGGTGGCTGTAGCCAAAAAACTAGGTCCCGGTCATCGGATTGTAACGGTGTTGTGTGACGGGGGCGGACGCTATCAGTCTCGGCTTTATAACCCTGAATGGTTAGCATCTAAAGGTTTAAAGGTTGATTCTTCGCGCCCATAG
- a CDS encoding IS982 family transposase yields the protein MSNLDKLFCHVDDWTRKFELLWQEKLLSNGVARRLRSKSLCLSEIMTILIAFHQNSYRNFKHLYLNHVQQYWRLAFPKLPSYPFFVTFRKEE from the coding sequence ATGTCTAATTTAGATAAATTATTCTGTCATGTCGATGATTGGACTCGAAAATTTGAGCTCTTATGGCAAGAAAAACTCTTATCCAATGGTGTTGCCAGACGTTTGAGATCAAAAAGTCTTTGCTTGAGCGAAATAATGACCATTTTGATTGCTTTTCATCAAAATAGTTATCGTAATTTTAAACATTTGTATCTCAATCATGTTCAACAATATTGGAGACTAGCTTTTCCTAAACTCCCCAGTTATCCCTTTTTTGTCACTTTCCGAAAAGAGGAATAA
- a CDS encoding UDP-glucuronate decarboxylase, with translation MKILVTGGAGFIGSHLIDSLMNQGHEILCLDNFYTGEKTNVDHWLDHHNFELIRHDITEPIRLEVDQIYHLACPASPVHYQFNPVKTIKTNVMGTLNMLGLAKRVKARFLLASTSEVYGDPTVHPQTEEYRGNVNCIGPRSCYDEGKRVAETLAFDYYREHKVDIRVARIFNTYGPRMLEKDGRVVSNFIAQAIRGIPLTVYGDGSQTRSFCYVSDLVAGLMALMNGDYIGPVNLGNPGEYTILELAKTVQEMVKPDSELVYKPLPEDDPMQRQPNISKAKHYLNWEPTIPLKHGLKLTIEDFQQRIKI, from the coding sequence ATGAAAATTTTAGTTACAGGGGGTGCCGGATTCATTGGCTCTCACCTCATCGACTCCCTCATGAATCAAGGTCATGAAATATTATGCCTCGACAACTTCTATACAGGGGAAAAAACCAATGTAGATCATTGGCTAGACCATCATAACTTTGAATTGATTCGCCATGACATCACTGAACCCATCCGTTTAGAAGTAGATCAAATTTATCATCTTGCCTGTCCAGCCTCCCCAGTTCATTATCAATTTAACCCCGTCAAAACCATCAAAACCAATGTGATGGGAACATTGAATATGTTAGGTTTAGCAAAAAGAGTAAAAGCCAGATTTTTACTCGCTTCCACCTCCGAAGTATATGGAGACCCTACTGTTCATCCTCAAACCGAAGAATATCGGGGTAATGTAAATTGCATCGGACCTCGTTCCTGTTATGACGAAGGAAAAAGAGTTGCTGAAACCCTAGCTTTTGATTATTACCGAGAGCATAAAGTTGATATTAGGGTGGCTCGTATCTTCAACACCTATGGGCCAAGAATGTTAGAAAAAGATGGTCGGGTAGTTAGTAATTTTATTGCTCAAGCCATTAGGGGAATTCCGCTGACAGTTTATGGCGATGGCAGTCAAACCCGTAGTTTCTGCTATGTATCCGATCTTGTGGCTGGATTAATGGCTTTGATGAATGGTGATTATATCGGCCCTGTCAATTTAGGTAATCCTGGAGAATATACTATCCTTGAATTAGCTAAAACTGTACAAGAAATGGTCAAACCTGATAGCGAATTGGTTTATAAACCCCTACCAGAAGATGATCCGATGCAACGTCAGCCCAACATTAGTAAGGCTAAACACTATCTTAATTGGGAACCTACTATTCCCTTAAAGCATGGCTTAAAGTTAACCATTGAAGATTTTCAACAACGAATCAAAATATAA
- the ugd gene encoding UDP glucose 6-dehydrogenase Ugd: MKVCVIGTGYVGLVTGVCLAHIGHDVICIDNNENKVNLMKQGQSPIYEPGLSELMRSSMDSGRLSFSTDLGAGVNHGEILFIAVGTPPLPTGESDTRYVEAVAKGIGANLNGGYKVIVNKSTVPIGSGDWVRMIVLDGLKERSGVSQGEGFTMREEAEAPFDVVSNPEFLREGSAVYDTFNPDRIVLGGSSDQAISLMTQLYQPLINHEFSRNKSLPPVPVVVTDLNSAEMIKYAANAFLATKISFINEVANVCDRVGADVTQVAKGIGLDSRIGSKFLQAGIGWGGSCFPKDVSALIHTAEDYGYNTELLNAAVNVNKRQRVMAIEKLQQELKILKGKVVGLLGLTFKPDTDDMRDAPALNIIEELNRLGAKVKAYDPIVSQTGISHGLSGVIIESDASMLADGCDALVLVTDWQEFLELDFEKMAKAMKQPLIIDGRNFLDKRAIEELGFRYVGMGR; encoded by the coding sequence ATGAAAGTTTGTGTTATCGGTACTGGTTATGTTGGATTGGTAACAGGAGTTTGTTTGGCCCATATTGGTCATGATGTTATCTGTATCGACAATAATGAGAATAAGGTTAATTTGATGAAACAGGGGCAGTCCCCCATTTATGAACCTGGTTTATCAGAATTGATGCGCTCTTCTATGGATTCGGGGCGGTTGTCTTTTTCGACGGATTTAGGGGCTGGGGTAAACCATGGTGAGATTCTATTTATTGCGGTGGGTACTCCTCCTTTACCCACGGGGGAAAGTGATACTCGTTATGTAGAAGCGGTAGCCAAGGGCATTGGGGCGAATTTGAATGGTGGTTATAAGGTTATTGTTAATAAATCTACTGTGCCTATCGGTTCGGGGGATTGGGTTCGCATGATTGTTTTAGATGGGCTAAAGGAAAGGTCTGGGGTTTCTCAGGGAGAAGGCTTTACCATGAGGGAAGAAGCGGAGGCTCCTTTTGATGTGGTGAGTAATCCTGAATTTTTGCGCGAGGGTAGTGCGGTATATGATACTTTTAATCCCGATCGCATTGTACTTGGTGGCTCTAGTGATCAGGCGATCTCCCTGATGACGCAATTATATCAACCTTTAATTAATCATGAATTTTCGCGGAATAAGTCTTTACCCCCTGTGCCAGTGGTGGTAACGGATTTAAATTCTGCTGAGATGATTAAATATGCCGCCAATGCTTTCTTGGCTACTAAGATTAGTTTTATTAATGAAGTGGCGAATGTGTGCGATCGTGTAGGAGCTGATGTTACTCAGGTTGCCAAGGGTATAGGTTTAGATTCTCGCATTGGTAGCAAATTTCTCCAGGCTGGCATTGGTTGGGGTGGCTCTTGTTTTCCGAAGGATGTATCAGCCCTTATCCACACGGCGGAGGACTATGGTTATAACACGGAATTACTTAACGCCGCCGTTAATGTGAATAAACGACAACGGGTAATGGCCATCGAGAAATTACAACAGGAGTTAAAAATCCTTAAGGGGAAGGTTGTGGGTTTGCTGGGTTTAACTTTTAAGCCTGATACCGATGACATGAGAGATGCTCCTGCTTTAAATATTATTGAGGAGTTAAATCGCCTCGGGGCTAAGGTAAAAGCCTATGATCCCATTGTTTCTCAAACGGGTATTAGTCATGGTTTATCGGGGGTAATCATCGAAAGTGATGCTTCTATGTTGGCTGATGGTTGCGATGCTTTGGTGTTAGTTACCGATTGGCAAGAGTTTTTAGAACTTGATTTTGAGAAGATGGCTAAGGCTATGAAACAGCCTTTAATCATCGACGGGCGTAACTTCCTTGATAAAAGGGCGATCGAGGAACTCGGCTTCCGCTATGTTGGTATGGGCAGATAA